A window of the Macrobrachium rosenbergii isolate ZJJX-2024 chromosome 43, ASM4041242v1, whole genome shotgun sequence genome harbors these coding sequences:
- the LOC136828995 gene encoding uncharacterized protein, which translates to MSGTYNGVQAHILSVNPLAAYIPCFAHSLNLVGANAVDCCPLTVQFFDVVQRVYTFFAASTHRWSILVSALDKQAPVPKKLSDTHWSCHADATSALQKGFKRVLYALEQITGDPEEKQITRQEAKGLSNEFHKLETGILITLWDTVLQRFNNTNKALQCATLDLNNAVSLLNSLQDFVSSLRSELDDFEKQGKELSETNTYEEETRRKQKRKKQFDESSGEETRMSGKEKFQ; encoded by the coding sequence ATGTCTGGTACATACAATGGCGTACAGGCTCACATTCTTTCAGTGAACCCTCTTGCTGCATACATACCCTGTTTTGCTCATTCTTTAAACTTAGTGGGAGCAAATGCTGTTGATTGCTGTCCTCTCACTGTTCAGTTTTTTGATGTAGTCCAGAGAGTGTACACGTTTTTTGCTGCATCTACTCATCGCTGGAGCATACTTGTTAGTGCATTAGACAAACAGGCACCAGTGCCCAAAAAACTGTCAGATACGCATTGGTCATGTCATGCTGATGCAACCAGTGCTCTGCAGAAAGGGTTTAAGAGGGTTCTGTATGCTCTAGAACAGATCACAGGTGACCCAGAAGAGAAACAAATCACTAGACAAGAGGCAAAGGGATTATCAAATGAGTTTCACAAACTAGAAACTGGCATCCTCATAACACTGTGGGACACTGTTCTGCAAAGATTTAACAACACAAACAAAGCTCTTCAGTGTGCTACACTTGACCTGAATAATGCAGTTAGTCTCCTAAATTCTCTACAGGATTTCGTTTCTTCGTTACGCTCAGAACTTgatgattttgaaaaacaaggTAAAGAGCTTAGTGAAACTAACACTTATGAGGAGGAAACCCGCAGGAAACAGAAGCGGAAGAAACAATTTGATGAGAGCTCAGGTGAAGAAACAAGAATGTCCGGAAAGGAGAAATTTCAGTAG